Genomic window (Rhododendron vialii isolate Sample 1 chromosome 4a, ASM3025357v1):
aatccgagcagtttttgtttgtattttatcgaatggttcaaataaaaactgctcaaatcaagcctttcctggtcttttttttttgctgatttttggtagtaaccttaaaatcacgttctgaatacattgaacggctcggatcatcgaaatttgattggaaaattttgctgatttttggtagtaaccttaaaatcacgttctgaatacattgaacggctcggatcatcgaaatttgattggaaaatacGAGAAAAGGGGATGtccgcatttttttttaaatgaaggcgcccttacctgaaagggactctatatatatatatatatatatatatatatatatatatatatatatatatatatatatatatatatatatatatatatatagtctccttcaagtaagggcgcccttaccgtattaaggtaagggcttccccttttctccctttttccgatcgaatttcaatgatccgagccgctcaatgtgttccgaacatgattttaagggtacccgcgagaaatcagcaaaaaaaaagattaggaagggcttcattcgagcagtttttatttgaaccgttcgataaaaaacaaacaaaaactgctcggataaagccatttccggtcattttttttgccaatttcttgcgagtacccttaaaatcacattctgaacacattgagctgctcggatcatcgaaattcgatcggaaaatgggaggtccttaccttaacaaggtaagggcgcccttacttgattgaatctgtatatatatatatatatatatatatatatatatatatatatatatatatatatatatatatatatatatatatattcaacgAAGCTCCAGTCagattgatatttttttaaaagcaagAAGAAGTGGAAGAAGAATAAGCAACAACACACGATGTTAGGCTGAAGTTGGGCATTATTTCAGAATTACTTCTCCTCTCATACTTGCTTCCTGCTCCCATACAGTTATAACATCAAGTAAGAAGTTCGATATGTCGCCAATCAAAAACAATAATGCTGATAAAAAATAACTAACATATATGTCAACAACATCAAACAGTTCAATATTTCACCATGTCTATCATCTATTCGGTAAAAGATCAAATATTTTTCAGTTTCCCgtggagaaaataaaattaatttgccgttcaaaaaaaaaaagaaaagaaaattaatttgagaagagttataaaaaaaataaatttaaaaagatACTGGAGAATTGGTGAAACTTACTATTGGAGGATTCTGGAATAAACTTTGTCATCCGATATTTCtgggaaaaaaagggaaactCAATACTAAAAGTGTCGCCATAGTCGAAATGTATATACTATATATCCATGATCCTTGTATGTATAGTAGGAAGATCCGAAGATATACACATGAAATAATATTgttacttaaaaaaaagaaagtgtgattAGTATGAAATAAGGATAACGCGTAGGCCCGTTGTTCGTCTAGACTCcggacacaaaatgatagtacTGCGTACCATTGATGGGAACAAAATGATAGTACTGCGTACCAttgatgggaaaaaaatttcaataccCCGAGGCTTTCTCCTCAACTACACATTTTTATGAAGTCTGAGATTAAGTGTGAGAATCACACAATCCACACATATATGTGAGAAATGTGTGATTAGAATGTGACACATTGATGTGTCCATAGCATTTCCCTGACGAATAATCTCTCCATTGACAGATATGCTTATAGGACATACTGTGACTATGACCGTaggattgtgtgtgtgtttgtatatatatgtgagttcttttcaggtccggACGTTTTACAGTCCGGACAGTCTGGACATCCCATTTCCTGATCGattttcgatgatccgagccgctcaatgtgatcagaatgtgattttaaaggtatccgcgataaatcaacaaaaaaaatgatcaggaagggcttaatctgagcagttttttactgaacagatcacgttctgatcacattgagcggctcggatcatgacaaatcgatcggaaaatgaaaaattcggaccataagaaaatccgggCGAGTGAACCGCAAAACTACTCTATATATATAGCACTTGGTAATCCTCGAAGGATTTATCATGGGCGGACTCAAGATTCAAGGTTAGGTAGGCAAATAATTTTTGCCAATATAACTTGTAAGAGCATTCCCATTGTAATAATTAAATTGGTAtagataagcaaacttaacaacaatactaaaaaaataccttacattgtaataagcaaagttataaatcttttagcaaataaccaaattccactcattccatgaccaaacttaacaacttttaccaataatcaaaactcaataaccaaatccaataaccaaattcaaaactcaataactaaaaaataccccacattagaatcgtctcatcgagacgaataatttggtgtggtcgggtgtgtgattgaaactcgtttgaaattggacataggtgcattgcgtactATGGGAGtcttttttatagggatgcaaaaataaccaatgtggagataaatgttgttaagtttgattataaactaaatggataatcaaatgttgacatgacacattttggttattgattttgattattcccattgtggatgctctaagagcatccccaattAAACCACTCATCTAAAATTTTTACCATACAAACCTTTtgatggagaaaattttcagtgccgggtgggcacgggaCACGTGGTGCCCTTGCccaatctcggccgtccaatgaagtgttgaacggctcagatctaTTCGACAGCCgaggggtattttagtcatttcacaCTTTAAAATTGCCAAACAAATCTGAGCCCTCCAACACTTCATTGGACGGCTGAGATGGGCACGGGCACCACGTGTCTCGTGCCCACCTGGCACTGAAAAATATCTCCTTTTGATGACCTATGTAGCATTTTGATGACTCACAACCCACTCCTCAAACTTTAttaattcatttcttttttaaaagtcttttttgGTATTATACTACTGAATTGATTCTTTGAGGAGTCACTAtatttaaagagagagaaagtatcACCAATTTAATTTGATGGTCTCTTTTGATGTGTAGGTTGGAgaaatcactacaagaaaaagtatattTGCCGACGAAAGCAAAAATTACTATACTAAAAACCTATAGTAACTTTTGGtgataaaaattaaatttcatcaccatttttttcatcaacaaatattctttttcttgtagtgaacttttttcaacattgcTCATCAACAAagttaaaatatatatagtgtTTGATGAGTGGCCATAGCTCTCAGAGCTATGACCACATATCCGATGGTCTCATCCGGAGCTATTATGTGGCCACATATCCGGGAGCTGTTATAAATTTTACATccttagttttttttgaaaaaacgaaATGACGGGATTCGATTtggagggaccttgacctgagttagtTTTCCTCTTCTGTTGCTCCGTTCACCcgcctctgaacctgcaacaagtcactagggcttgaacagcccagtgaccctccgacgatcaagttagatctcaggggtggatatagatctagggttaggaaaagatcgcatacctctttaggttagagtccctttgtatttatagacctaggtttgcttggcctccaagctagcgcgtgaaggatacgctcaggtaaccgcctcggatgacatcacagatgacgcACCGAATAAGGCGGTTatgaagcacatggccagacctggcctagatgatccTATCTGTCACgtatcgctcttggtcccctcttgttaTGCTACGCTCTTTTAAGAGACCTTAACGGAATGCATGCttcggtaattaaccgaagCATTAACAGGAGGTTCGATACCGAGCAAGCAAATAGAAGGATATACGCTGTGGCCCGCCTGTACAATCCTATAGACCGTACCAATATGAGACCTCGGTCAACGATGGTCTGGCCAGGTTACCGAGGCcataaccgaagcctccacacgAAATATACTGCACCACGTTATATCCGTTAATAGAATCCAATCTTCCCTCTATATCAGGAGTTTTCGCTTCTAAAGAATAATAAGTTTATTTGGATTATGAATTTGTAGGGGATCCTAATAAGGAAATATATAGAGTATACCAGAAGATGACGCCATGACGGATATGCAAAATTTACCCTTCCATTTTCCTactattaatttttgtttttcagctttttctttcttattaCCAGCGACCACGGAACGTCGTCGGACGTCCCAGACCCCCCTCCCTAAACTTTGTATAACACCATAACTTGAGCATAAGCGAGCACTAATAAGTGCCTCGTTGAAACTAAATTTTTGGATCCACAGCTGGCGACTTGGTAGGGATGTCCCAGATTTGCAGCATGATCTCTAAAGGAAATAATCACCCATAGAATTCTATGGGTCCACCACAACATGAGCAGAACGAAGTCTTACTTACACGACATCAAACCACTAAGACGACATTAATTTTCTTCAAGAAGCACGCTCAAATCCCGATGGCTCCTCAATATTATAGCTCACTACTCCATTGCATGTTTCAGGACATACGCAATTGTCaagattgtgtgtgtgtgtgtgtgtgtgtgagagagagagagagagagagagagggagagggtggGTGTGTTTGTACCTGCAAGTGGCTTTTGACATGGTAGATGGTCAGTCCTGAAGTCCCCATAGTCTTCAGTATCCCTCTTGGTTTGGCCCCTGGATTTCCAATCCCCCAAGATAAGAAAACACGAACAATTAACAAAGTCCGTTAGAATCATTAACAAAGACTCCTAGACAAACCGAGCTGTTCAAAACATTCATATGATTTCCAAAACTTACGGTCAGGACCACCAAGTCGATTAACCGCCTTCTCAAACAAATCATGCAATTCCTCTGTCCATTTCAATCGATCTTTACCTGATCCATCAAATATGCCCAAACCCATATCTGTGTCGATATCTTTAGCAATGCTCTTCGGCATTTTGCTAAGGAATCGACTCGAATATATGGGTTCtggaaagaaaggagaaaacaCCAAAAACTTTGTAAACAAAATTCTTGTGGAGTGGTTGGGCACAAAAGAGAGTATAAATAAGGAGGGTGAGAGATGCCGTGAAGTGCCCGCAATTTAGAGGAATTAATTAACCAAGAAATTTGGAAACAGGCCAACGGTTTTCAAACCAAGAAACTTGGGTTTGATTGCTGTGGTGATGAAATCCAAGATTATGATGACCCCGAAGAATCTTAGAGCAAGTCCACCCTTGTACTCCATGCTAAAGCCAAAATTTAGCAtcatgaattgcaaaaccaAAACTCTTCACACTTGGGTCtaattcttcttcattttttattttatttttcttttgtcaatcaatagaagatatcattttacatcagataCGAAGTATAAAGTACAAACCCGTGATACTACATTAactgtgagagtccacgagacaaccaagcccaacaactcaactaatacaagaaataaacaCTTTATAGGatagagaaacaaagaaagaaaggataaACTCTCTAAGGGAACCTTCATATGTAGATGGGGAGACTCAAACTTCTGACCTCCTAGTGATATGCAAGAGTTCTTTTCAACTGAGCTAGTCCCAGTTGGTTACACTTGGGTCTAATTCaatgccaaaatttcaaaaagataTGGCCAAATTTGGCATCAACGTTGGCAATCGCCAAATTTGTCACTTTATCCAagccatttgattttttttttttggaaacacgTGAAAAATCCATTGATGAATACGTTGATTACAACCTACTGTGTTCAACTAAAACAACTGATACAAAGACCTATTACACACATGGAGACAGATAACACATCCAATCAAATGAACGATTCAAGTCCAGTGATAAATGGATCAAACGGCCAAGTGTCGAAGCCGCGCATGCTACTTGCCGATGTCCAACTATCACGATAGTTCCGCAATTGACGATGTTTCCCGCAGAGACTGACCGATGCCAACCTAGTGCTATCGATGCCAACGAAGAGGCTTTTTTTGCACTTGTGGTAGAGAGCACTACATGCATGGTAGAGCCGTATGCAACTAGATGGCCGAAAAGCCAACTACATCGTAGAATCGATAGTGAAAATGCATGTTCACACCACAACCTTGGTTATTGGAAGGAAAACttacgaaaataaaaaaacccaccTAACTAAGCTCCTGCTCACACCGTACCCAAATCCAGAAACAACTGCAAACATACAACTCAATCAAAACGAGATCTAACTATGTGCATCTATTAAAAGGCCCAAAACCGATTGGAAGCCCACCAACAATTGTTCAACCGCCCACAGCCAAACAAAACCTCATCCTACAGCCAACAAATAACCACTCTAGAGAATAGCACTGCCGCATCAAGCACCACCTGCACCTgtaacacaaaaagaaaaacacaaaacccCATCTCAAGAGCACCACCTGCACCTGCATCAAAAGAATGAAAGACAAGCGCCCCCGCCACACCGCGCCAcctcaaccccccccccccctcttctCTTCTATCATCTCTCTGTCCGCCTTTCTTTATTTCCCCTTCCccctatagacaccccaatctgagcctccgaataatctttaagttcaTCGATCacgaaataaggaaaaatataccttCAGGCTTGGATTGTTGCTCCTTTGCTACTCCTTTACTAACCTCAAGAAAATCCCATTTTAAACATGTATGGTGGCCCCCGgttcaattgcaaaagagaaagaTGCGTTTACtttatcaaaaataactttttctatGACACACTGATGGTAAAATGGTTACACATTTGAATGTATAAAATGTCTTtgagtgaaaccaattgggttagaaagatgactcaacaagctttccaacgcttcaaACAACGCTCAAATCCGAGTTCGGAAGTGTCCAGGACGCTCCCGTGAAGTTCAATGTGCTATGTTGTCTCGAAATACCGCGCGGCATCTCAGAAACGTCGCTTGgcattccaaaaaaattcaaaaaatcactcCATTGTGCAGCATTTTGAAACACCGTTAGAAGGAGCATCTGACAGATTCTCTTGTGTGTCAGCAGACTGTTTAAAGCacgtttttcacattttttgcCTTTCGGTGCACTCCAAGCATATTTTTGCCTATATATACGCCCATTTTCAGCCATTTCACACCACCATAcacatctctttctctctctacatcaacCTTCAAGTTGGGTTATTACAAAAATCAGTCTCAAactgttttttcttcttattctcTCTACAAAAGCTCATCAATCttcacaaaacacacacaaatctCCCTAAACTCATAAACCCAACTGATTTTAGGAGTTTCCAGTCCAAATCAACCTccattcctccatcttcaagTACATGCAAGCTtcgatcaaaaggtataaacacATTTCTTGGGCTAAACTACGTGTAGCTTTAAGGGGGGCCAATCGAGACTCTTCTCGGTCTTTTGATACTAAGTTTGGATCTCAAAAGagttttatattcaaaaagcacaaaaacaGTTTATGCACTGGATACATTACAACATGCAGTGTTTTACTACATCCCACGGCGTAATGTAATCCACCATGCggcattttattttgttgttttgttcaaTTCATTTAGTATTTCTCTCATTTACTTCAGCTAATGTTATCCAAAAGCTGTGCAGGAACATTCCAGAATGAATTTTCAAGTTAAAAGTCACTTTTGACATCTCAAAATGGCTTTTAGCAAGGTTTTGCATAATAAAATGAATCAGAAGGCTTTACAATCTATTTTCTGGAAACTCAAAATACGAAAAATAGTCCTTTTTAGAGGCTAAGAG
Coding sequences:
- the LOC131323526 gene encoding myb family transcription factor PHL7-like — translated: MPKSIAKDIDTDMGLGIFDGSGKDRLKWTEELHDLFEKAVNRLGGPDRAKPRGILKTMGTSGLTIYHVKSHLQKYRMTKFIPESSNRSKYERRSNSEIMPNFSLTSCSQLNEALKIHKETEMGLSDRLEVQRSLKLKIEAQRRYFERITEDFKNRVNIAKSNNKAFSPVSLHSFCEDLDSNPKESESDSEIEKIQS